The Azospirillum lipoferum 4B genomic sequence GGCCGCCGCCTGCGCGACCTCGGCATCGCCATCGCCGCCGGGGCGGGCATGGCGGGGCTGTCCTTCGGCGTGATGACCCGCCTGCCGCCGGAGCTTCTGGCCCAGCATTTCCTGGAACTCGCCTACAGCGAGGGCGGCGGCACCAACGTAGTCAACGTCATCCTGGTCGATTTCCGCGGCTTCGACACCATGGGGGAGATCACCGTGCTGGGGGCGGTGGCGCTGACCGCCTATGCCCTGCTGCGCCGTTTCCGCCCGGCGCCGGACAGCGTCGACGTGCCCGAACAGCAGCGCGACCAGAGCGCCTTCGACGCCTCCCGGCCCGACCGCAAGGACGGCGACACGGCGGCGGAGTGGCTGTTCATCCCGTCGCTGATCGCGCGGCTGCTGTTCCCGGTGATCCTGCTGGTGGCGTTGTTCCTGCTGCTGCGCGGCCACGACCTGCCGGGCGGCGGCTTCGCGGCCGGGCTGACCGTGGCCATCGCCATGATCCTGCAATACATGTTCGGCGGTACCCAGTGGGTGGAGGCGCGGCTGCGCATCCTGCCGATGCGCTGGATGGGGATCGGCATTCTGCTGGCCGGCGGCACCGGGCTCGGCGCCTGGATCTTCGGCCGGGCCTTCCTGACCAGCTATTTCGCCTACGCCGAGCTGCCGGTCCTGGGGAAGATTCCGGTGGCGAGCGCCCTGCTGTTCGACATCGGCGTCTTCGCCCTGGTGGTGGGCGCCACCATCCTGATCCTGATCGCGCTGGCCCGCCAGTCGCTGCGCGGCCACCGTGCCGCGGCCCCGCGCCCGGCAGAGATGCCGGCCATTCCCGATCGCGTGCCGTCCGCCGTGGGAGACGACTGACATGGAACTGATCCTTTCGCTCGGCATCGGCGTGCTGACCGGCTCCGGCGTGTGGCTGCTGCTGCGGCCCCGCACCTTCCAGGTGATCGTCGGCCTGTCGCTGCTGTCCTATGCCGTCAACCTGTTCATCTTCTCCACCGGCGGCCTGCGCACCGGCGCCGAACCGATCCTGGAGGGCGGCCGGGCCGGCAACCTCGCCATGCATGCCGACCCGGTGCCGCAGGCGCTGGTGCTGACCGCCATCGTCATCGGCTTCGCCACCACCGCCCTGTTCCTCGTCCTGCTGCTCGCGACCCGCGGCCTGACCGGGACCGACCATGTCGACGGAAAGGAGAAGAGCCGGTGACCGGCTGGATGGATCACCTGACCATCGCGCCCATCGTTCTGCCCATGCTGGCCGGTGCGCTGATGATGCCGATCGACGAGCGGCGGCGCACGCTGAAGGCCGTGATCGGCATGGCGTCGGCGCTGGCATTGCTGGGGCTGGCCATCCTGGCGATGACGGTCGCGGACCAGGGCGCGGCCGGCGTCCGCGTCTACCGGCTGGGCGACTGGCCGGCCAATTTCGGCATCGTGCTGGTTCTGGACCGCTTCGCCGCGCTGATGCTGGTGCTGACCGGCATCCTGGGGGTGGCGGCCCTGCTGTTCGCGCTGCCGCGCTGGCAGAAGGCGGGCGCGCATTTCCATTCGCTGTTCCAGTTCCAGCTGATGGGGCTGAACGGCGCCTTCCTGACCGGCGACCTGTTCAACCTGTTCGTCTTCTTCGAGATCATGCTGGCCGCCTCCTACGGGCTGGCCCTGCACGGCTCGGGCATTGCGCGGGTGCGGGCGGGGCTGCACTACATCGCCATCAACCTGTCGGCCTCGCTGCTGTTCCTGATCGGGGTCAGCATGATCTACGGCATCTCCGGCACCCTCAACATGGCCGATCTGGCCGGACGCGTCGCCGGGCTGGCGGCGGAGGACCGCGGACTGCTGGAGGCCGGGGCGGCCATTCTGGGCGTCGCCTTCCTGATCAAGGCAGGGATGTGGCCGCTGGGCTTCTGGCTGCCCAACACCTATTCCACCCTGGGTGCTGCCTCTGCCGCCATCGTCTCCATCCTCAGCAAGGTCGGCGTCTATGCCGTGCTGCGGCTGTGGCTGCTGGTGTTCGGCGACGGGGCCGGCGCCTCCTCCGGCTTCGGCGGCACTGTCCTGCTGGTCGGCGGGCTGCTGACCATCGGCTTCGGGTCCATCGCCGTGCTGGCGACGCAGAACATGGCGCGGCTGGCCGGGGCCAGCGTGCTGGTGTCGTCCGGCACGCTGCTTGCCGCCATCGGCGCCGGGCAGCTGTCGGTGACCGGCGGCGCCCTGTTCTATCTCGCCAGTTCGGTTCTGGCGGTCGCCGGCTTCTTCCTGGTGGTGGAGCTGGTGGAGCGCGGACGCGCCGTCGGTGCCGACGTGCTGGCGGTGACCCGCGAGGCGTACGGAGAGGGCGATGACGAGGACTCCGACGATGGCGGGGCCGGCGTCGCCATTCCGGCGACGATGGCGATCCTCGGCATCGGCTTCATGTCCAGCGCGTTGCTGCTCGCCGGCCTGCCGCCGCTGTCGGGCTTTCTCGCCAAATTCGCCATCCTGTCGCCGCTGCTGGCCGCCGGCCCGGACGTGCCGGTCACCACCTGGGTGCTGATGGCGGCGCTGGTCCTGTCCGGGCTGGCGACGGTGGTGGCGATGACACGCGCCGGTATCGACGCCTTTTGGGCCTCCTCCTCCGATGAGGCGCCGCGCGTGCGGGTGGCGGAGCTCGCGCCGGTCCTGCTTCTGCTCGCCCTCAATGTGGCGCTGACGGTCCAGGCCGGGCCGGCGATGCGCTACATGGAGGACACCGCAAGGTCGCTGCATGCGCCGCGCGACTACACCGGTGCGGTGATGTCCGTGACCCGCGCTCCGGGGATGGGAGGCAAGGAATGAGAGCGACGGTCAAGAGATGGCTTCCCTACCCCATGATGGCGGCGACCCTGCTGGGGGTCTGGCTGCTGCTGAACGAAAGCGTGGCGCCGGGCACGGTCATCCTGGGCGGTGTGCTGTCGCTGGCGACGGGGGCGACGCTGAGCACGCTGGACCTGCCGGCCGGGCGGTTCCGCCGGCCGCGGGCCGCGCTGTCGCTGCTGCTGCTGGTGCTGGTGGATATCGTCCGCTCCAACATCGCCGTCGCGAAGATCATCCTGCGGCCGGGCAAGGGAGAGCGGGTGTCGGGTTTCCTGCGCATCCCGCTCGAACTCAAGGCGCCCTACGGGCTGGCGACGCTGGCCTGCATCCTGACCGCCACCCCCGGCACGGTGTGGGTCGCCTATGACCGGTCGCGCAACACCATCCTGCTGCACATCCTCGACCTTGTGGACGAGCAGGAGTGGATCGACCTCATCAAGGGGCGGTACGAGACGCGGTTGATGGAGCTGTTCGAATGATCGTCAAATTGCTGATTGGAACGATCTTCCTGACCCAGATTCTGCTGGTCGCCGCCATGGCCTTCGCGGCCTTCCGGGTGCTGCGCGGACCGCGGGCGCAGGACCGCGTGCTGGGAATGGACGCCCTCTATGTCACGGCGACCATGCTGCTGCTGACCTTCGGCATCCGCACCGGCAGCATCCTGTATTTCGAGGCGGCGCTGATCATCGCCCTGCTGGGATTCGTGTCGACGGCGGCGCTGGCGAAGTTCCTGATGCGCGGGGAGGTGATCGAATGACCCATCTGGCCGAAATTCCCGCCTGGGCGGCGGTCCTGACCGCCCTGCTGCTGCTGACCGGCGCCGTCCTGACGCTGATCGGAACGGTCGGCCTGCTGCGCTTCGACAGCTTCTACCAGCGGGTCCACGCCCCGACGCTGGGCGCGACACTTGGCATCGGCTGCATCCTGCTGGCCTCGATGCTGTTCTTCTCAGTGCTCGAATCGCGGGCGATCATCCACGAGCTGCTGATCACCGCCCTGATGGTGGTCACCACCCCGATCACCCTGATGCTGCTGGCCCGCGCCGCCCTCTACCGCGACCGCATCGAGGGAAGCGACGAGGTGCCGCCGCCGCCTTCGGAATGAGAGTTCCCCTCAAATCCGTTGCAGCCGCCCCATCAGCTGCGGATTGTCCCAATTCGGCTGCCGGTCCTCGATCGCCACGCGGTGGGGCAGGGGGGTGTCGCGTTCCAGCACCACCTCGACCCAGCGCGGCACCAGCTCGTTGTTGAGGTCGTCCAAAATGGCGAGCGCCAGCGCCTCCAGCCCGTCCGCGAAGCCGGCGAACTCCGCCAGATAGGCGGCGACGGAGGCCGGGTCCGCCACCAGCCGGTCGGGCACCAGACGCAGGGTCAGGCGCGTGCCGGCCATCGGCTCGCCGTGCAGCTCCACCAGATAATCGTGGCGGGCGTCGGGGGAGGGGCGGGTGGTCAGGCGCTCTCGCCTCATGCCGAAACTCCGAGCCCGGCCTGCCCGGCGCGGGTCAGCTTCACCCAACTGCGGGCGCCCGACTGGAAGGACAGCCCGCCGCTGTAGCCCACCGCCCGCACGCTGTCGGCGAAGACCTGGATCAATTCCACCCGCAGCTCCGGCGGCAGGGCGGCGTGGCTGCGCAGGATCAGGTCGAAATGGTTCGGCCGCACCAGCCCGTCCAGCTGCATCGGCCCGAAGCGGCTGAGGTCCAAGTCGATGAGGAACCGGCTTCCGGGCTTGCCGCGCGGTTTGCCCTCGCCCTCCTCGTCCTCCTTCAGGGGATGGACATGCAGCTTGATCGGCTTCGGGCCGCTCGAATCCATCAGCGGGATGGTGTAGCTGCGCCAGTCGCCCGGCAGCGGTTCCGCGGCCTCGCGGCGCAGCCCTTCGAAATCCTTCTCCAGCCGGTCCAGCAGGTCGCGCCGCCCGGCCTTGTCGAGCGCGGATGAGGCATCGTCGCCGAGCCAGCCGCGGGCATCGCCGCCGCGCATCGCCGCCAGGAAGAAGCCCAGCGCCGCGGTCAGCTTGCGGTTCGGCTGCGGCATGGTCGCCAGCATCGACTTCGCCAGCGCCGGGTCCGACGCCGCCAGCGTTGCCATCAGCTGCCGCATCGCCGGCCAGTCGCGCTCGCCGAGCGGACCCGGCGGGCCGGGCAGGGTGGGGGCCGCCGCCTGGGTCGCCAGGGCGAGGTCGGTGAGCGCCGCGGTGACCTTGGCCCCCGGCGGCAGGCTGGCCGACACGTTGAGGGCCAGCATGCCCTGCCTGGTCGCCAGGATCGGCTGACCCTGCGGCGTGCTGCCGGCGACCGTGCCGCGCAGGACGGGGGTGTCAGGCGGGACTGCGGGGTCCGTGCCTTCCGGGAGCGGCGGCTGGCTGCCGGTCTGGCTTCCGCCCTGGCCGCCCCGTCCGCCGGCTTCGGGGTCGCCGGGCGGGCGCGGCTGTTGCGGAGGCGGGGTGACGGTCAGGATCTTCAACGCCACCGTGGCGCCGCGCGGCAGGTCGGGCGGCTCGGCGGGGGTGCCGGCGGTTGTGCCGGACGGCTGTTCCGGTGTCGCCGGAGATCCCGCGCCGGGATGTGCCGCATCGCCGCCCAGCTGGACCGGTGTGCCGAAGGTTGCGCTGCCACCGGCCATCGGCGGCGCCGGCATTGACGGCCCGGCGGGTGCCGACGTGGCGGGTGCCCCGGCCTCGGGCTTGGCAGGCCCGGCCGGGTTGGTGCCGGCTGGGGAGGGGGCTGGCGGTTGGGGCGCGGCGCCGCCGGACGGTGCGGCCGGAGTTGGCTTGGCGCCCGATCCGCCGGCGATCACCAGCGCCGGCACCACCGTGCCGGGCAGCAGCGGTGGCAGCGCGGGCGTCGTTGTCGGGGCGGGGGTGGGCAGCAGGACGGCGGGGGTCGCGGCATTTCCGGGTGCCGGGCTGCCCGACGGCGTGGCTGCGGCCGTCCCGCCCGCCGCCGTTCCGGCCGGGGTGCCCAGCGCCTGCAGCAGGATCAGCGCGGTGGGCTTGGCCGGGACCGTCGCCGCTGTGCTGGGCGTCGATGTGCCGGCGCCGGGCGTGATCTGGACGGTGACCGGCTTGTCGGGCGGCAGTTCCGCCTTGCTGTCGAGCAGCAGTTCGCCCGCCGCCGTGCGCACGCGGGTCAGACCTTCCGGCGTCTGGCCGGCGACGGTGCCGGTCAGCACCACCGGGCGGGTCACCTCCGGCAGCCGCTCGGGCAGCCGGACGACCGTGGCCTCGGCCGTGACGGGGGCGGGCGTGGCGGGGGCCGCCACGGCGGTGGCGGCAGCGGGCGTGACCGATGGTGGGAGCGCCCCGCCCATCGGTTCCGCTACTTGGAGCCGGCCAGCAGCCGCTGCACGATCGCCTCGACGTCGCGCGCCGCGTCGCAGGCGGGCGAGCGGGTCAGCAGCGGGGTCTGGTTGCGGATGGCGTCGCGCACCTTCAGGTCGCGGCGGATGATGCCCGCCAGCGCCGGCTTGTATTTCAGGAAGTTCTGGCAGGCCTTCAGGATGGTGCCGTAGGTGCGTTCGCCGTCCTTCACGCTCTGCGCCATGTTCACCACGATCCGCAGGTCGGCCGACGGGTTGGTGGCATGGGTCAGCTTGATGAAGGCATAGGCGTCGGTCAGCGAGGTCGGCTCGTCCGTCGTCACCACCAGCGTGGTGCCGGCCGGCCCCGACAGGGTGCGCACCGTGCGGTCGACGCCGGCGCCCATGTCCATCACCACCCGGTCATAGCTCCTGGCCAGTTCCAGCAGGTCGTTGCGCAGGCCCGACAGGCGCTGGCTGGGCAACTGCGCCAGCGTGCCCGAGCCCGACCGGCCGGCGATGATGTCGAACCCGGTGTCGGGGAAGTGCTGCGCCGCCTTGGCCAGCGTCACTTCGCCGTTGATGACGGCGCCCAGATCGTTCTTGGGCGAAAAGCCCAGCTGGATATCGACGTTGGCGAGGCCGAGGTCGCCGTCGAACAGCAGGGTGTTCATTCCCGCCTTGGTCAGGGCGTGGCTGAGCGTGATGGAGAACCACGTCTTGCCGACGCCGCCCTTCCCGCTGGCCACGGCGATGACGTTGGCGCCGCGCAGCGGGCGAACGTTCTTGAGGGCGGCCGGGAACACCGGATCGGTCATGGCAGGGTCCTCGACGAGGGGGAACTGGAGGCTTTTGCCTTGGTTGCGGATTTTGCGGTTGCGGGTTTCGTTGGCTTTGCGGCGGTGGACCTGCGTGGCGGCGGGGGTGGCGGCGCCGGCTCGATCTCCGGCTCGTCGTCCTCCGGCTCATAGCCCCGCCCGAAGGTCGGCTTGCGCATGGGCGTATGGTCCGGCTCATGATCCGGCTGCCCGTCGTCTTCCTCGTCCCAGTCCGCGGTGCGGGCGGTGCGGCGCGGTGCCGACTCCTTGGCGGCGGGCGCCTTCTCCTCGGCCGGGATCATCAGGCGGGCGAGCGCCAGCGGGTTCAGGGCGGTCAACCCCTCCGCCACCTTGGACGATACGCTGGCGTCGCAGAAGGACAGCCGGGCGCGGGCGGCGATCGCCAGCAGGCTGCCCAGCCGGCGGGTCATGTCCAGCCGGGTGACCAGCATCCGCCGCACGCCCACCGCCTTGAAGGCCAGCGCCATGTCGGCGGCCTCCAGCGCGTCCAGCCCGGCGGGCAGCACCAGCACCGGCTCCACCTCCCCGGCGCCGAGCAGGGAGCGGAGATCCTGCATGTCCTCGGCGTCGAAAGGGTTGCGCCCGGCGGTGTCCACCAGCACGAGGTCGGTGCGGCGGTGCACCTCGAAAGCGCCGGCCAGCGCGTCGGGATCCTCCACCGTCGCCAGCTTCAGCTTCATCAGCCGGGTGAAGGCGGCCAGCTGGTCGACGCCGCCGGCCCGCACCGTGTCGGTGGTGATGACGCCGACCGAGCATTGCCTGAAGACGGCGCGGGCCGCCAGCTTGGCCGCGACCAGCGTCTTGCCCGATCCCGGCGGGCCGACCAGCGCCAGCGGTTTCACCGGGTTGCGCCCGTCCGGCAGCGGATTGAAGGTGAAATAGGAATCGAGCGCCGAGCCCAGCGCCAGCCGCGGATCCTCGGTGTCGAGGCCCGACGCGGCATCGATCAGCTGTTCGGCCAGGGTGGCGGGAACGCCGTGGCGCTGCAGGGCGTCGGCCACCACCTCGCCCACGTCGATCTCGGGTTCGACCGGCTTCGGCGGGGCCTTGGCCCGGCCGCCGCGCGCAGTGCCGGAAACGGGGGTGGCCGGCAGGTCGTCCTCTTCCACCGCCGCCGTGACGCGCACGCCGCCGCCTTCCTCCTCGCGCGTCGCGACGATGATGGCGTCGTCGCCCAGCGACTGGCGCACCATCCGCATGGCGTCGGACATGGTCTTGGCGTGGAAGGACTTCAGCCGCATCGGCGGTGCCTTCCGTCAGGCAAGGGGGGGAGAACGGCGCGCATCATCAGATCTGCCCCAGGGTCTTGATGCGGGCCTTCGGGTGGATCTCGTTCTGGGACATGACCACGGTCGCCGGCCGGAACCGCTCCACGATGGAGCGGACGAACGGCCGGATCAGCGGGCTGGTCAACAGAACGGGGCTCTCGCCCATCATGGCATGTCGCTCGAAGGTTTGGCGGACGGAGGTGATGAACTGCTGCAGGCGGGACGGGGCCATCGTCAGCTGCCGGTCGTCGCCGTCGCCCACCAGGGACTCGGCGAACGCCTGCTCCCATTCGGGCGACAGGGTGACGAGCGGGATGAAGCCCATCTCGTTCGTGTTCGCGTCGCAGATCTGCCGGGCAAGGCGGGACCGCACATGCTCGGTGATCTGGGTGATGCTGCGGGTCTGGCTGGTCGCTTCGGATACCCCTTCCAATATCGTGGGAAGATCCCGGATCGAGACGCGTTCGGCAAGGAGATTCTGCAACACCCGTTGCAATCCGCCCACAGTGATCTGATTCGGCACCACATCGGCGATCAGCTTCTGGTGTTCCTTGTCGGTCTCGTCCAGCAGCTTCTGCGTCTCGGTGAAGGACAGCAGCTCCTGCATGTTGTCCTTGATCAGCTCGGTCAGATGGGTGGTGACGACGGTCGACGGGTCGACCACGGTGTAGCCCTTGAACAGCGCCTCCTCGCGATAGCCGGGCTCGATCCAGATGGCGGGCAGGCCGAAGGTCGGCTCCACCGTCTGTTCGCCGGGCAGGCTCATGGCGTCGCCGCGCGGGTCCATCACCAGCAGCATGTTGGGCCGGATGTCGCCGCGTCCGGCCTCGATCTCCTTCACGCGGATGATGTAGGTGTTGGGCGGAAGCTGCAGGTTGTCCTGGATGCGCACGGCGGGCATGACGAAGCCGACTTCGCCGGCGATCTGCCGGCGCAGGCCCTTGATCTGGTCGGTCAGCCGGTGGCTCCCCGCCTGCGGCTGGTTGATCAGCGACAGCAGGCCATAGCCCAGCTCCAGCCGGATCAGGTCGATGGCGAGCGCGGTGGAGATCGGCTCGTCCGGTGCCGGTCCGGCTCCGGGCATGCCGCCCGGCCCGGCGCCCGCCGCGGCCTCCTCCGCCGCGGCGGCCTCCTCCGCCTCCTTCTTCGCGCGCAGGCGCGGCATGTACCAGGCGGCGGCACCCACGATCCCGATGACCGGGGCCAGCGTCAGGATCGGCATGCCCGGCAGCAGGGCCAGCACGCCGATGGCGCCGGCCGACAGGGCCAGCGCCTGGCTGTGGCCGGTCAGCTGCCCCACCACGGCCTTGTCGGTGGAGCCGCCCATGCCGGCCTTCGACACCAGGAAGCCGGCGGAGATCGAGATGACCAGTGCCGGGATCTGGGAGACGAGGCCGTCGCCGATGGTCAGCTTGGTGAAGGTGTCCAGCGCCTGCATCACCGGCATGTCGTGGCGCAGGACCGCGATGGTCACGCCGCCGATGATGTTGATGAACATGATCATCAGGCCGGCGACCGCGTCGCCCTTCACGAACTTCGACGCACCGTCCATCGAGCCGAAGAAGGCGCTTTCGTCCTCAAGCTCCTTGCGCCGCGCCCGCGCGGTGGTTTCGTCGATCATGCCGGCTGACAGGTCGGCGTCGATGGCCATCTGCTTGCCGGGCATGGCGTCGAGGGTGAAGCGCGCCGCCACCTCGGCGATGCGGCCCGAGCCGGCGGTGATGACCTTGAAGTTCACGATGGTCAGGATGGCGTAGATGATCACGCCGATGACGAAATCGCCGCCCATGACGAGGTTGGCGAAGGCCTCGATGACATGGCCGGCGGCCGAGGTGCCCTCATGCCCCTGCGTCAGGATCAGGCGCGTGGAGGCCATGTTCAAGGACAGGCGCAGCAGCGTGGTGATCAGCAGGATCGTCGGGTAGGAGGACAGCTCCAGCGGCTTCTCGATGAACAGCACCACCATCAGGATCAGGATGGAGACGGTGATGTTCAGCCCCAGCATCATGTCGAGCATGACGCTGGGCAGCGGCATGATCAGCCCGACCACGACGATCAGGATGCCGATGGCCATCGCCACGTCGCCGCGCTTCAGCGACGATTTGGCGACCGCCCACATCTCGCCGAAGGCGGCCATGTTGCCGGGACCGCCGCCCCCGCCGCCGCCCCCACCCCCGCCATTCTGTTCCGTCAGCGCCATGGATGCTCCCGCCGCTCAGGGCCCGGTCCCGGACCGGCCGTCAGGCCGTCGCCCGTTCTTCGTTGCCCGGAGCGGGCACGCTGCGGCCCTCGTCGCCGTACTGCTTCAGCTTGTTTCGCAGCGTGCGGATCGAGATGCCCAGGATGTTGGCGGCATGGGTGCGGTTGCCCAGGCAGTGGGTCAGCGTCTCCAGGATCAGGTCGCGCTCCACGTCGGCCACCGTGCGGCCGATCAGCGCCGCCAGACCGGCACCGGTCCCACCGGCATTGGCCGCGGCGGCGGCACCGCTGTTGGCGGCCATGCCGTAGGGACCGGCCTTGCCGCCCTTGGGCGGGCCGTAGCTGGTCGGCAGGGCGCCCGGCGGCGGCACGACCAGCGGGACGGCCGGCTGCGGCGGCTGGGGCGCATGCGGCTGCGCAACGGGCACCGTGCCGCCGGGGCCGGCGAACGGGTTGGCGACCGGCGAGTCGGCGGGGATGGAGGCCTGGGCGCTGCCTTCCGGCGCCAGCATCTTGCTGGTCAGCATGATGGCTTCCGGCCCCACCTCCTCACCGCGCGACAGCAGGACGGCGCGATGCATGGTGTTTTCCAGCTCGCGCACGTTGCCGCGCCAGTGATGGGTCTTCAGCATCAGGAGGGCGTCCTCGGTCAGGCGCTTGTCGCCCAGCCCGTTGGCCTCCGCGTATTTCTTCAGGAAATGCTCGGCGATCATTGGGATGTCGGCCGGGCGTTCGCGCAGAGACGGGATCGCCACGCTGAACACGTTCAGGCGGAAATACAGATCCTCGCGGAAATTGCCGGAGCGGACCTCCGCCTCCAGATTGCGGTTGGAGGTGGCGATCAGGCGGACATTGACCTTCACCGGCTGGCTGGAGCCGATGCGGTCGATCTCCTTCTCCTGGATGGCGCGCAGCAGCTTGGCCTGCAGGCGCGGATGCATCTCCGACAGCTCGTCCAGCAGAAGGGTGCCGTTGTTGGCCTCCTCGAACTTGCCGAGACGCCGGGCCACCGCGCCGGTGAAGGCGCCCTTCTCGTGTCCGAACAGCTCCGATTCCAGCAGGTTTTCCGGGATGGCGGCGCAGTTCACCGCGACGAAGGGCTCGTTGGCCCGCCGGCTCTTGCGGTGGATGAAGCGGGCCATCAGCTCCTTGCCGGTGCCGCTCTCGCCGGTGATCATCACCGAGGCGTCGCTGGGCGCCACCTGCTCGGCCAGCCGCAGGGTCGCCAGCATGGCCGGGTCGCTGCAGACGATGGAATGGCTTTCCTCAGCCACCGCCTCCAGCACCGCGGCGATCAGCTCGGCATTCGGCGGCAGCGGCAGATATTCCTTGGCGCCGGCGCGGATGGCCCGCACGGCGGCGGCCGCATCGGTGCCGATGCCGCAGGCGACCACCGGGATGGTGATCCGCTCCGACTTCAGGCTGTCGATGAAGGTCGCGATGTCCAGCTTGACGTCGATCATCACCAGATCGGCACCGGCGGCGGCACGCAAGGCGGTCAGCGCCCCTTCGATGCTGTCGGTGTGCGACACCTTGGCCCCCCGCTTCATGGCGATCTTGCCGGCGGCGGTGATGTAGCCTTCCAACGTTCCAACGATCAGCAGACGCATAGCCTTAC encodes the following:
- a CDS encoding GTPase gives rise to the protein MRLKSFHAKTMSDAMRMVRQSLGDDAIIVATREEEGGGVRVTAAVEEDDLPATPVSGTARGGRAKAPPKPVEPEIDVGEVVADALQRHGVPATLAEQLIDAASGLDTEDPRLALGSALDSYFTFNPLPDGRNPVKPLALVGPPGSGKTLVAAKLAARAVFRQCSVGVITTDTVRAGGVDQLAAFTRLMKLKLATVEDPDALAGAFEVHRRTDLVLVDTAGRNPFDAEDMQDLRSLLGAGEVEPVLVLPAGLDALEAADMALAFKAVGVRRMLVTRLDMTRRLGSLLAIAARARLSFCDASVSSKVAEGLTALNPLALARLMIPAEEKAPAAKESAPRRTARTADWDEEDDGQPDHEPDHTPMRKPTFGRGYEPEDDEPEIEPAPPPPPPRRSTAAKPTKPATAKSATKAKASSSPSSRTLP
- a CDS encoding monovalent cation/H+ antiporter subunit D, encoding MDHLTIAPIVLPMLAGALMMPIDERRRTLKAVIGMASALALLGLAILAMTVADQGAAGVRVYRLGDWPANFGIVLVLDRFAALMLVLTGILGVAALLFALPRWQKAGAHFHSLFQFQLMGLNGAFLTGDLFNLFVFFEIMLAASYGLALHGSGIARVRAGLHYIAINLSASLLFLIGVSMIYGISGTLNMADLAGRVAGLAAEDRGLLEAGAAILGVAFLIKAGMWPLGFWLPNTYSTLGAASAAIVSILSKVGVYAVLRLWLLVFGDGAGASSGFGGTVLLVGGLLTIGFGSIAVLATQNMARLAGASVLVSSGTLLAAIGAGQLSVTGGALFYLASSVLAVAGFFLVVELVERGRAVGADVLAVTREAYGEGDDEDSDDGGAGVAIPATMAILGIGFMSSALLLAGLPPLSGFLAKFAILSPLLAAGPDVPVTTWVLMAALVLSGLATVVAMTRAGIDAFWASSSDEAPRVRVAELAPVLLLLALNVALTVQAGPAMRYMEDTARSLHAPRDYTGAVMSVTRAPGMGGKE
- a CDS encoding sigma-54-dependent transcriptional regulator, coding for MRLLIVGTLEGYITAAGKIAMKRGAKVSHTDSIEGALTALRAAAGADLVMIDVKLDIATFIDSLKSERITIPVVACGIGTDAAAAVRAIRAGAKEYLPLPPNAELIAAVLEAVAEESHSIVCSDPAMLATLRLAEQVAPSDASVMITGESGTGKELMARFIHRKSRRANEPFVAVNCAAIPENLLESELFGHEKGAFTGAVARRLGKFEEANNGTLLLDELSEMHPRLQAKLLRAIQEKEIDRIGSSQPVKVNVRLIATSNRNLEAEVRSGNFREDLYFRLNVFSVAIPSLRERPADIPMIAEHFLKKYAEANGLGDKRLTEDALLMLKTHHWRGNVRELENTMHRAVLLSRGEEVGPEAIMLTSKMLAPEGSAQASIPADSPVANPFAGPGGTVPVAQPHAPQPPQPAVPLVVPPPGALPTSYGPPKGGKAGPYGMAANSGAAAAANAGGTGAGLAALIGRTVADVERDLILETLTHCLGNRTHAANILGISIRTLRNKLKQYGDEGRSVPAPGNEERATA
- a CDS encoding Na+/H+ antiporter subunit C, with product MELILSLGIGVLTGSGVWLLLRPRTFQVIVGLSLLSYAVNLFIFSTGGLRTGAEPILEGGRAGNLAMHADPVPQALVLTAIVIGFATTALFLVLLLATRGLTGTDHVDGKEKSR
- the mnhG gene encoding monovalent cation/H(+) antiporter subunit G, with translation MTHLAEIPAWAAVLTALLLLTGAVLTLIGTVGLLRFDSFYQRVHAPTLGATLGIGCILLASMLFFSVLESRAIIHELLITALMVVTTPITLMLLARAALYRDRIEGSDEVPPPPSE
- a CDS encoding Na+/H+ antiporter subunit E, yielding MRATVKRWLPYPMMAATLLGVWLLLNESVAPGTVILGGVLSLATGATLSTLDLPAGRFRRPRAALSLLLLVLVDIVRSNIAVAKIILRPGKGERVSGFLRIPLELKAPYGLATLACILTATPGTVWVAYDRSRNTILLHILDLVDEQEWIDLIKGRYETRLMELFE
- the flhA gene encoding flagellar biosynthesis protein FlhA, with amino-acid sequence MALTEQNGGGGGGGGGGGPGNMAAFGEMWAVAKSSLKRGDVAMAIGILIVVVGLIMPLPSVMLDMMLGLNITVSILILMVVLFIEKPLELSSYPTILLITTLLRLSLNMASTRLILTQGHEGTSAAGHVIEAFANLVMGGDFVIGVIIYAILTIVNFKVITAGSGRIAEVAARFTLDAMPGKQMAIDADLSAGMIDETTARARRKELEDESAFFGSMDGASKFVKGDAVAGLMIMFINIIGGVTIAVLRHDMPVMQALDTFTKLTIGDGLVSQIPALVISISAGFLVSKAGMGGSTDKAVVGQLTGHSQALALSAGAIGVLALLPGMPILTLAPVIGIVGAAAWYMPRLRAKKEAEEAAAAEEAAAGAGPGGMPGAGPAPDEPISTALAIDLIRLELGYGLLSLINQPQAGSHRLTDQIKGLRRQIAGEVGFVMPAVRIQDNLQLPPNTYIIRVKEIEAGRGDIRPNMLLVMDPRGDAMSLPGEQTVEPTFGLPAIWIEPGYREEALFKGYTVVDPSTVVTTHLTELIKDNMQELLSFTETQKLLDETDKEHQKLIADVVPNQITVGGLQRVLQNLLAERVSIRDLPTILEGVSEATSQTRSITQITEHVRSRLARQICDANTNEMGFIPLVTLSPEWEQAFAESLVGDGDDRQLTMAPSRLQQFITSVRQTFERHAMMGESPVLLTSPLIRPFVRSIVERFRPATVVMSQNEIHPKARIKTLGQI
- a CDS encoding MinD/ParA family protein produces the protein MTDPVFPAALKNVRPLRGANVIAVASGKGGVGKTWFSITLSHALTKAGMNTLLFDGDLGLANVDIQLGFSPKNDLGAVINGEVTLAKAAQHFPDTGFDIIAGRSGSGTLAQLPSQRLSGLRNDLLELARSYDRVVMDMGAGVDRTVRTLSGPAGTTLVVTTDEPTSLTDAYAFIKLTHATNPSADLRIVVNMAQSVKDGERTYGTILKACQNFLKYKPALAGIIRRDLKVRDAIRNQTPLLTRSPACDAARDVEAIVQRLLAGSK
- a CDS encoding K+/H+ antiporter subunit F codes for the protein MIVKLLIGTIFLTQILLVAAMAFAAFRVLRGPRAQDRVLGMDALYVTATMLLLTFGIRTGSILYFEAALIIALLGFVSTAALAKFLMRGEVIE